The proteins below come from a single Rutidosis leptorrhynchoides isolate AG116_Rl617_1_P2 unplaced genomic scaffold, CSIRO_AGI_Rlap_v1 contig372, whole genome shotgun sequence genomic window:
- the LOC139883239 gene encoding protein IQ-DOMAIN 22-like: MGKASRWFRSLLNLKPKQSTTEKENNNKPTRRWSFGKSYRQKDTAILTSKQTPISANSATSSNTNYYRVDLEVDDEEENDQNQRAVAVAAATAAVADAAVAAAQGRRGGGQADVVEGYLNLGFIVVEIQKGGTVNGVLFHAKKALRALRGLVRLQAIVRGHIDRKQTATWMKQLQACARAQARARVGRSQNSESSQSSSKEINLLVAVDDFQPKYYVDSEIYLVLLVVNLSSRLKNRPTNPEKIEHRSRSRSVKYEQPLSMLKRNMSKSRGRAVQDQDKVQSGCNWLDEQSRDLRSVGFGLPDDDETDKILEIDVVNMFHSTPLTHGFDQYNNRWSTSKDSGGRKTDFSSYSCEVDFVKPLKFSNVVDESPFCTADNSPQFYSASSSRRSPFTPTKSDGFLSGYSDHPNYMSYTQSSRAKVRSISAPKQRPQYERSFSTKRSSVYGFGESRANAHRISALHSNFTNKAYPGSGRLDRMGMSMGYRF, translated from the exons ATGGGAAAAGCTTCTAGATGGTTCCGTTCTCTTCttaatctcaaacccaaacaatcaACCACCGAGAAAGAGAATAATAATAAACCAACCCGAAGATGGAGCTTCGGCAAATCCTACCGTCAAAAGGATACCGCTATCCTCACATCCAAACAGACCCCAATTTCGGCAAATTCTGCCACGTCATCAAACACTAATTATTACCGGGTAGATTTAGAAGTCGACGACGAGGAGGAGAATGATCAGAATCAGCGAGCGGTTGCCGTTGCCGCGGCGACGGCTGCGGTGGCCGATGCGGCGGTTGCTGCTGCTCAGGGCCGCCGCGGTGGTGGTCAGGCTGACGTCGTCGAAGG ATATTTAAATTTGGGGTTTATAGTAGTTGAGATTCAGAAGGGAGGTACTGTTAATGGAGTTCTATTTCAC GCAAAGAAAGCATTACGAGCACTTAGAGGATTAGTAAGGCTTCAAGCAATTGTAAGAGGTCACATTGATAGAAAACAAACGGCTACATGGATGAAACAGTTACAAGCATGTGCTCGAGCTCAAGCACGAGCTCGTGTTGGACGTTCCCAAAATTCGGAATCTTCTCAATCCAGCAGCAAGG AGATCAATTTGTTAGTTGCAGTAGATGATTTCCAACCGAAATACTATGTAGATAGTGAAATTTATCTAGTACTATTAGTTGTCAACTTATCATCACGACTAAAGAATA GGCCCACCAACCCTGAAAAGATTGAACATCGATCACGATCCAGGAGTGTAAAATATGAACAGCCCTTATCCATGCTCAAG AGAAATATGTCAAAATCAAGAGGAAGGGCAGTTCAAGATCAGGACAAGGTACAATCAGGTTGCAATTGGTTAGACGAACAATCACGTGATCTACGCTCCGTTGGATTTGGCCTTCCGGATGATGACGAGACCGATAAAATCTTAGAAATCGACGTGGTCAATATGTTTCACTCTACTCCTCTAACTCATGGTTTTGACCAGTATAACAACAGATGGTCTACTTCTAAAGATTCCGGTGGTCGGAAAACCGACTTTAGTTCGTACTCGTGCGAGGTCGATTTCGTAAAACCGTTGAAATTCAGTAATGTGGTCGATGAAAGCCCTTTTTGCACAGCCGATAACAGTCCACAGTTCTATTCAGCCTCGAGTTCGAGGAGAAGCCCTTTTACTCCGACTAAGAGCGATGGCTTCCTCAGTGGCTACTCTGACCATCCGAATTATATGTCTTATACACAGTCTTCTCGAGCCAAGGTTAGGTCTATCAGTGCTCCCAAACAAAGACCTCAATATGAAAGATCCTTTTCAACGAAAAGGAGTTCAGTTTATGGATTTGGTGAGTCGAGAGCTAATGCTCACAGGATCTCTGCTCTCCATTCGAACTTCACAAATAAAGCATATCCTGGATCTGGTCGTTTGGACAGGATGGGAATGTCTATGGGATACAGATTTTAA